A single Mycolicibacterium cosmeticum DNA region contains:
- a CDS encoding L-aspartate oxidase, whose product MTACGRATHWQQRADVVVIGTGVAGLVAALAAVRAGRKVVVLSKVAETATFYAQGGIAVVLPEAFRADQDSVEAHVADTVAAGGGLCDAEAVRSIVADGYRAVADLVADGARFDESAPGHWSLTREGGHTRRRIIHAGGDATGAEVQRALDHAATHLDVRRNHVALQICRDADQVTGVLVHSPDGPGVLHAPAVILATGGLGHLYAATTNPDGSTGDGVALALRAGCTVTDVEFVQFHPTMLYTGAAGGRRPLITEAIRGEGAVLLDRRGRSVTAGVHPMGDLAPRDVVAAAIDARLRETGDPCVYLDATAIPDVAHRFPTVTAACLAAGVDPARQPIPVVPGAHYSCGGVTTDVHGRTELPGLFAAGEVARTGMHGANRLASNSLLEGLVVGGRAGRAAAAHALAAGPVLARVPEVAAEPTLDRGALQRAMSRDGAVVRDADGLAHLSAVLNSAGTRVVTNRTDFEDAALTMTARAVAVAAAERTESRGCHHRADHPNTDAAQAKSITVRLDAAGAPAVLAPAAVSGGAR is encoded by the coding sequence ATGACGGCCTGCGGCCGCGCCACGCACTGGCAGCAGCGCGCTGACGTCGTCGTCATCGGCACCGGGGTGGCCGGGTTGGTCGCCGCGCTGGCCGCCGTGCGAGCCGGCCGAAAAGTGGTGGTGCTGAGCAAGGTTGCCGAAACGGCGACGTTCTATGCCCAGGGCGGCATCGCCGTGGTGCTGCCCGAGGCCTTTCGCGCGGACCAGGACTCGGTGGAGGCGCACGTCGCCGACACCGTGGCCGCCGGCGGCGGGCTCTGCGACGCCGAGGCGGTGCGCTCCATCGTCGCCGACGGGTACCGGGCCGTCGCCGACCTGGTGGCCGACGGCGCCCGGTTCGACGAGTCCGCCCCCGGCCACTGGTCGCTGACCCGCGAGGGTGGGCACACCCGGCGCCGCATCATCCACGCCGGTGGCGACGCCACCGGGGCCGAGGTGCAGCGCGCGCTCGACCACGCCGCCACCCATCTGGACGTCCGACGCAACCACGTGGCACTGCAGATCTGCCGCGACGCAGACCAGGTGACCGGCGTGCTGGTGCACAGCCCGGACGGGCCGGGCGTGCTGCACGCTCCGGCGGTCATCCTGGCCACCGGCGGCCTGGGCCACCTGTACGCCGCCACCACCAATCCGGACGGGTCGACCGGCGACGGGGTGGCGCTGGCGCTGCGGGCCGGGTGCACCGTCACCGACGTGGAGTTCGTCCAGTTCCACCCGACGATGCTCTACACCGGTGCGGCCGGCGGGCGCCGCCCGTTGATCACCGAGGCGATCCGCGGCGAAGGGGCCGTCCTGCTCGACCGCCGGGGCCGTTCGGTGACCGCGGGCGTGCACCCGATGGGTGACCTGGCGCCGCGGGACGTGGTGGCCGCCGCCATCGACGCGCGGCTGCGCGAGACCGGCGACCCGTGCGTCTACCTCGACGCCACCGCGATACCCGATGTGGCGCACCGGTTTCCGACGGTCACCGCGGCCTGCCTGGCGGCCGGGGTCGACCCGGCCCGCCAACCCATCCCGGTGGTGCCCGGCGCGCATTACAGCTGTGGGGGCGTCACCACCGATGTGCACGGCCGTACCGAACTTCCGGGATTGTTCGCCGCCGGCGAGGTCGCCCGCACCGGGATGCACGGTGCCAACCGGCTGGCGTCCAACAGCCTGCTGGAAGGCCTCGTCGTCGGTGGCCGGGCCGGGCGCGCCGCCGCCGCCCATGCCCTGGCCGCCGGTCCGGTCCTGGCCCGGGTGCCGGAGGTTGCCGCCGAGCCCACGCTGGACCGCGGTGCGCTGCAGCGGGCGATGAGCCGGGACGGCGCCGTCGTCCGCGACGCCGACGGGCTGGCGCACTTGAGCGCCGTGCTGAACAGCGCGGGGACCCGCGTCGTCACCAACCGCACCGATTTCGAGGACGCCGCTTTGACCATGACCGCCCGGGCGGTGGCGGTGGCCGCCGCCGAACGCACCGAGTCGCGTGGCTGTCACCACCGCGCCGATCACCCGAACACCGATGCGGCGCAGGCCAAGAGCATCACCGTGCGGCTCGACGCGGCCGGGGCACCGGCCGTCCTGGCGCCCGCCGCCGTGTCGGGAGGTGCCCGGTGA
- the nadC gene encoding carboxylating nicotinate-nucleotide diphosphorylase, with product MKPSADELDEARAVIARGLDEDLRYGPDVTTAATVPADAVTTASMATREPGVVAGVDIALLVLDEVLGPDGYTVLDRVQDGARLTAGQALLTVRAPAQGLLTAERTMLNLVCHLSGIATATAHWVDAVEGTRAKIRDTRKTLPGLRALQKYAVRVGGGVNHRMGLGDAALIKDNHVAAAGSVLAALNAVRAAAPGLPCEVEVDSLEQLDDVLGAGVELVLLDNFPVWQTQIAVQRRDSRSPATQLESSGGLSLESAAGYAATGVDYLAVGALTHSVRVLDIGLDT from the coding sequence GTGAAGCCGTCGGCGGACGAACTCGACGAGGCCCGCGCCGTCATCGCCCGCGGCCTCGACGAGGACCTGCGCTACGGGCCCGACGTCACCACCGCGGCCACCGTGCCCGCCGACGCGGTGACCACCGCGTCGATGGCCACCCGGGAACCCGGGGTGGTCGCCGGTGTCGACATCGCCTTGCTGGTGCTCGACGAGGTGCTCGGTCCCGACGGATACACCGTGCTCGACAGGGTGCAGGACGGGGCCCGCCTGACGGCCGGCCAGGCCCTGCTGACGGTCCGCGCTCCCGCGCAAGGCCTGCTCACCGCCGAGCGCACCATGCTGAACCTGGTGTGCCACCTGTCCGGGATCGCCACCGCCACCGCCCACTGGGTGGACGCCGTGGAGGGCACCCGCGCCAAGATCAGGGATACCCGCAAGACCCTGCCCGGGCTGCGCGCCCTGCAGAAGTACGCCGTGCGCGTCGGCGGCGGTGTGAACCACCGGATGGGCCTGGGCGATGCCGCCCTGATCAAGGACAACCATGTCGCGGCGGCCGGTTCGGTGCTGGCCGCGCTGAACGCGGTGCGTGCCGCCGCCCCGGGTTTGCCGTGCGAGGTCGAGGTCGACTCGCTGGAGCAACTCGACGACGTGCTGGGGGCCGGCGTGGAACTGGTCCTGCTGGACAACTTCCCGGTGTGGCAGACCCAGATCGCCGTGCAGCGTCGCGACAGTCGTTCGCCGGCAACGCAATTGGAATCCTCCGGCGGGCTCTCGCTGGAGTCGGCGGCCGGCTACGCGGCCACCGGCGTGGATTACCTCGCCGTCGGCGCGCTGACCCATTCGGTGCGGGTGCTCGACATCGGGCTGGACACCTAA
- a CDS encoding TetR/AcrR family transcriptional regulator, protein MPRPDRSRAALLDTAAQLFRRQGYAATGVNQILDVAQVKAGSLYHHFPDGKAELAAAVVDTVGGGIGALLRQLLAADDPAADIVDRWVDVMAANLRADERDGCPIEPIATESVTASPVVRAASARAFGDWIGAVADRLRADGWEPAHADETARAILSLIEGALLLSRVSGEPSALLAVKTAARALLERG, encoded by the coding sequence ATGCCCCGCCCCGACCGCAGCCGCGCCGCCCTGCTGGACACCGCGGCGCAACTGTTCCGCCGGCAGGGGTACGCGGCCACCGGCGTCAACCAGATCCTCGACGTCGCGCAGGTCAAGGCGGGCTCGCTGTACCACCACTTCCCCGACGGCAAGGCCGAACTGGCGGCCGCCGTCGTCGACACGGTCGGCGGCGGGATCGGCGCACTGCTGCGCCAACTGCTGGCGGCCGACGACCCCGCCGCCGACATCGTGGACCGCTGGGTGGACGTGATGGCGGCCAACCTGCGCGCCGACGAACGTGACGGCTGCCCCATCGAACCGATCGCCACCGAGTCGGTGACCGCCAGCCCGGTGGTGCGGGCCGCGTCCGCGCGGGCGTTCGGCGACTGGATCGGCGCGGTCGCCGACCGGTTGCGCGCCGACGGCTGGGAACCGGCACACGCGGACGAGACGGCGCGCGCGATCCTCTCGTTGATCGAGGGCGCCCTGCTGCTGTCCCGGGTGTCGGGCGAACCCAGCGCGCTGTTGGCGGTCAAGACCGCGGCACGTGCCCTGCTCGAGCGCGGTTAG
- a CDS encoding LysE family transporter, which produces MTWQVWLAFLGAAIAISVSPGAGAVQSMATGMTHGLRRGYWSILGLEIGLMLQLALVAAGLGAVVTRSVIAFTVIKWIGVGYLAYLAVKQWRTATTDLRETVGKVGHHGGGRAALVTRGFLVNATNPKGLVFFLAVLPQFVVPTAPLLPQYLAIGATMIVVDCVVMGLYTGLAMRLVDWLHTPRQQTILNRVFSGLFATAAVVLSFVRRGVPA; this is translated from the coding sequence ATGACGTGGCAGGTGTGGCTGGCATTCCTCGGGGCCGCGATCGCGATCAGTGTGTCCCCCGGCGCGGGTGCGGTGCAGTCGATGGCGACCGGGATGACGCACGGCCTGCGCCGCGGCTACTGGAGCATCCTCGGCCTGGAGATCGGGCTGATGCTGCAGCTGGCCCTGGTGGCCGCCGGGCTCGGCGCGGTGGTCACCCGGTCGGTCATCGCGTTCACGGTGATCAAGTGGATCGGCGTCGGTTACCTGGCCTATCTGGCCGTCAAGCAATGGCGCACCGCCACCACCGATCTGCGCGAGACCGTCGGCAAGGTGGGCCACCACGGCGGCGGCCGGGCGGCCCTGGTCACCCGCGGCTTCCTGGTGAACGCGACCAACCCGAAGGGCCTGGTGTTCTTCCTGGCGGTGCTGCCGCAGTTCGTGGTGCCGACCGCACCGCTGCTGCCGCAGTACCTGGCGATCGGCGCGACGATGATCGTCGTCGACTGCGTGGTGATGGGGCTCTACACCGGCCTGGCCATGCGGTTGGTGGACTGGCTGCACACCCCGCGGCAGCAGACGATCCTGAACCGGGTGTTCTCCGGCCTGTTCGCCACCGCGGCCGTCGTGTTGTCGTTCGTGCGCAGGGGCGTGCCCGCCTGA
- a CDS encoding nitroreductase family deazaflavin-dependent oxidoreductase, which produces MSAAQSRHEHPNNAPGVPMIFPPWLENFQIKYINPVIAPLAKRLPGFTVVKHRGRKSGTPYETTVTSFRKGNTLAIGLMHGKTNWVKNVLAAGEADVHLFGGDIHITNPRVLPAGTDDPSLPRMARLVARRSGVFVADIG; this is translated from the coding sequence ATGTCCGCTGCACAATCCAGGCACGAGCATCCGAACAATGCGCCGGGGGTCCCGATGATCTTCCCGCCGTGGCTGGAGAACTTCCAGATCAAGTACATCAACCCGGTGATCGCCCCGCTGGCCAAGCGGCTGCCGGGGTTCACCGTCGTCAAGCATCGCGGGCGCAAGTCGGGCACGCCGTACGAGACCACCGTCACCAGTTTCCGCAAGGGCAACACCCTGGCGATCGGGCTCATGCACGGCAAGACCAACTGGGTGAAGAACGTGCTGGCCGCCGGCGAGGCCGACGTGCACCTGTTCGGGGGCGACATCCACATCACCAACCCGCGGGTGCTGCCGGCGGGCACCGACGATCCGTCGCTGCCGCGGATGGCCCGCCTCGTCGCCCGCAGGTCCGGCGTCTTCGTCGCCGATATCGGGTGA
- the hisD gene encoding histidinol dehydrogenase: protein MARIDLRGTTLSAARLRGVLPRGGVDVDAVLPTVRPVVADVAERGAQAALEYGERFDGVRPDTVRVPVAALTEALAALPVDVRAALEVAIERTRAVHADQRRTDTTTTLAPGATVTERWVPVERVGLYVPGGNAVYPSSVVMNVVPAQTAGVDSLVIASPPQKEFGGRPHPTILAAAALLGVDEVWAVGGAQAVALLAYGGTDLDGSELPPVDMITGPGNIYVTAAKRICRSQVGIDAEAGPTEIAILADHTADPVHIAADLISQAEHDEMAASVLVTDSAALADAADVQVAEQLRTTVHRERVTAALTGSQSAIVLVDDVEAGVKVVNAYAAEHLEIQTDDAAAVADRIRSAGAIFVGAWSPVSLGDYCAGSNHVLPTAGCARHSSGLSVQTFLRGIHVVEYDEAALKDVSGHVITLSQAENLPAHGEAVRRRFER, encoded by the coding sequence ATGGCCCGCATCGATCTGCGGGGCACCACGCTGTCGGCGGCCCGGCTGCGCGGCGTCCTGCCGCGCGGTGGTGTCGACGTCGACGCCGTACTGCCCACGGTGCGTCCCGTCGTCGCCGACGTCGCCGAACGCGGTGCGCAGGCCGCCCTGGAGTACGGCGAGAGGTTCGACGGGGTGCGCCCAGACACCGTGCGGGTGCCGGTCGCCGCGCTGACCGAGGCGCTGGCCGCACTGCCCGTCGACGTCCGCGCCGCCCTGGAGGTGGCCATCGAACGGACCCGCGCGGTGCACGCCGACCAGCGCCGCACCGACACCACCACCACGCTGGCGCCGGGGGCGACGGTCACCGAACGCTGGGTTCCGGTGGAGCGGGTGGGCCTGTACGTGCCCGGCGGCAACGCCGTCTACCCGTCCAGCGTGGTGATGAACGTGGTGCCCGCGCAGACCGCGGGGGTGGACTCGCTGGTGATCGCCAGCCCGCCGCAGAAGGAGTTCGGCGGCCGGCCGCACCCGACCATCCTGGCCGCCGCGGCGCTGCTGGGCGTGGACGAGGTGTGGGCCGTCGGCGGTGCGCAGGCGGTCGCGCTGCTGGCGTACGGCGGCACCGACCTGGATGGAAGCGAACTGCCCCCGGTGGACATGATCACCGGACCCGGCAACATCTACGTGACTGCCGCCAAGCGCATCTGCCGCTCGCAGGTCGGTATCGACGCCGAGGCCGGGCCCACCGAGATCGCCATCCTGGCCGACCACACCGCCGACCCCGTGCACATCGCCGCCGATCTGATCAGCCAGGCCGAGCACGACGAGATGGCCGCCAGCGTGCTGGTCACCGACAGCGCGGCGCTGGCCGACGCGGCTGATGTTCAGGTCGCCGAGCAGCTTCGCACCACCGTGCACCGCGAACGGGTCACCGCCGCGCTCACCGGCAGCCAATCGGCCATCGTCCTGGTCGACGATGTCGAGGCTGGCGTGAAGGTGGTGAACGCCTACGCCGCCGAGCATCTGGAGATCCAGACCGACGATGCCGCCGCGGTGGCCGACCGGATCCGTTCGGCGGGAGCCATTTTCGTCGGCGCCTGGTCCCCGGTCAGTCTGGGTGACTACTGCGCGGGTTCCAATCACGTGCTGCCCACCGCGGGCTGCGCGCGGCACTCCAGCGGCCTGTCGGTGCAGACCTTCCTGCGCGGTATCCACGTCGTCGAATACGACGAGGCCGCGCTCAAAGACGTGTCAGGCCATGTGATCACGCTGTCGCAGGCGGAAAACCTGCCCGCGCACGGCGAGGCGGTACGACGGAGGTTCGAACGCTAG
- a CDS encoding histidinol-phosphate transaminase has translation MSRISLDDLPLRDNLRGKSPYGAPQLQVPVRLNTNENPHPPSQALVDDVAASVRDAASDLHRYPDRDAVTLRADLAAYLSAQTGVPVATENVWAANGSNEILQQLLQAFGGPGRTAMGFVPSYSMHPIISDGTQTEWLQAARSEDFGLDTAVAVAAVKEHQPDVVFLASPNNPSGQSITVDELRQLLEVAPGVVIVDEAYGEFSSQPSAIGLIAEYPAKLIVTRTMSKAFAFAGGRLGYLVADPAVIEALLLVRLPYHLSSLTQAAARAALRHADDTLGSVALLIAERNRVSKALSEMGFRVIPSDANFVLYGEFADAPAVWHRYLDAGVLIRDVGIPGFLRATIGLAEENDALLDVSAEIAESAFPAQGAS, from the coding sequence GTGTCCCGGATATCCCTCGATGACCTGCCGCTGCGGGACAACCTGCGCGGCAAGAGTCCCTACGGTGCGCCGCAGTTGCAGGTGCCGGTGCGGCTCAACACCAACGAGAACCCGCACCCGCCGAGCCAGGCGCTCGTCGACGACGTCGCGGCGTCGGTGCGCGACGCCGCGTCGGACCTGCACCGCTATCCCGACCGGGACGCGGTCACCCTGCGTGCCGACCTGGCGGCCTACCTGAGCGCCCAGACCGGTGTCCCGGTCGCCACCGAGAACGTCTGGGCGGCAAACGGTTCCAACGAGATCCTGCAGCAGTTGCTGCAGGCGTTCGGCGGGCCGGGCCGCACCGCCATGGGCTTCGTGCCGTCCTACTCGATGCACCCGATCATCTCCGACGGCACCCAGACCGAATGGCTGCAGGCGGCCAGGTCCGAGGACTTCGGTCTGGACACCGCCGTGGCGGTCGCCGCCGTCAAGGAACACCAGCCCGATGTGGTGTTCCTGGCCAGCCCGAACAACCCGTCGGGCCAGAGCATCACCGTCGACGAACTGCGCCAGCTGCTCGAGGTGGCCCCCGGTGTGGTGATCGTCGACGAGGCCTACGGCGAGTTCTCCTCCCAGCCCAGCGCCATCGGGCTGATCGCCGAGTACCCGGCCAAACTGATCGTCACCCGCACCATGAGCAAGGCGTTCGCCTTCGCCGGCGGCCGGCTGGGCTACCTGGTCGCCGACCCGGCCGTCATCGAGGCCCTGCTGCTGGTGCGGCTGCCGTATCACCTGTCCTCGCTGACCCAGGCCGCCGCGCGCGCCGCGCTGCGCCACGCCGACGACACGCTGGGTAGCGTGGCGCTGCTCATCGCCGAGCGCAACCGGGTGTCGAAGGCCTTGTCCGAGATGGGCTTCCGGGTCATCCCCAGTGACGCCAACTTTGTGCTCTACGGCGAGTTCGCCGACGCGCCCGCGGTCTGGCATCGCTACCTGGACGCCGGTGTGCTGATCCGCGACGTCGGCATCCCCGGCTTCCTGCGCGCCACCATCGGCCTGGCCGAGGAGAACGACGCCCTGCTCGACGTCAGCGCCGAGATCGCCGAATCCGCTTTCCCCGCACAAGGAGCTTCATGA
- the hisB gene encoding imidazoleglycerol-phosphate dehydratase HisB produces MSRRARVERKTKESDIVVEIDLDGSGRTDISTGVPFFDHMLTALGSHASFDLTVHAKGDIEIEGHHTVEDTAIVLGQALGQALGDKKGIRRFGDAFIPMDETLAHAAVDLSGRPYFVHTGEPEFMVSFTISGSGAGPSAPYHTVINRHVFESLAFNARIALHVRTLYGRDPHHITEAEYKAVARALRQAVEFDPRVTGVPSTKGTL; encoded by the coding sequence ATGAGCCGCCGCGCCAGGGTCGAACGTAAGACCAAGGAGTCCGACATCGTCGTCGAGATCGACCTCGACGGCTCGGGCAGAACCGATATCAGTACCGGGGTCCCGTTCTTCGACCACATGCTCACGGCGCTCGGCAGCCACGCGAGCTTCGACCTGACCGTGCACGCCAAGGGCGATATCGAGATCGAGGGTCACCACACCGTCGAGGACACCGCGATCGTGCTCGGCCAGGCGCTGGGCCAGGCGCTGGGCGACAAGAAGGGCATCCGGCGCTTCGGCGATGCGTTCATCCCGATGGACGAGACACTGGCGCACGCCGCCGTCGACCTGTCCGGCCGGCCGTACTTCGTGCACACCGGCGAACCGGAATTCATGGTGTCGTTCACCATTTCCGGATCGGGCGCCGGGCCGAGCGCGCCGTATCACACCGTGATCAACCGGCACGTGTTCGAGTCGCTGGCCTTCAACGCCCGCATCGCCCTGCACGTGCGCACCCTCTACGGTCGCGACCCGCACCACATCACCGAGGCCGAGTACAAGGCGGTGGCCCGCGCGCTGCGCCAGGCCGTCGAGTTCGACCCGCGGGTCACCGGGGTGCCGTCGACCAAGGGCACTCTGTGA